The Fibrobacter sp. UWT2 sequence GGTCTTCACCAAGCGTTCGACAACGCCGGATTCCTTGAAGATGTTACCGAGCATGAGCATGATGATAAGAGCAGAAGCATCGGGCACCACGAGGATGCACACGATCATCACCATCACGGCAAACACGATGCGTTCGGCCTTGGACACCTTGCGCAGAGCCTTCATACGGATCTTGCGTTCCTTGTCGTTGGTCATGAGGCGCATGATAGGCGGCTGAATCAGCGGAACGAGGGCCATGTAAGTGTAAGCTGCCACGGCGATAGGTCCGATGAGGTGCTTTGCTAATTTGTTTGCAGTAAAGATGGAGGTCGGACCATCAGCACCGCCGATGATACCGATAGAGGCTGCTTCACCGAGAGTAAAGCCACCGAAAGCCACAGCGCAGAACATGGTCGCAAACACGCCGAACTGAGCGCCACCGCCAAGAAGCAGTGTACGCGGGTTAGCGATAAGCGGTCCGAAGTCCGTCATGGCGCCCACGCCCAAGAAGATGATGGGCGGGAAGAGTTCCAGGTGGATACCCTGGCTGATGTAGTAATAGAGGCCAGCCGTCGGGGTAAACATACCTTCGATGCTCCAGCCACCATCGTAGAATCCCGCACTCGGGATGTTCACCGCCAGTGCGCCGAGAGAAATCGGCAAGAGCAACAGCGGCTCGTACTTTTTGACAATCGCCAAGTACATCAGGACGAAACTCACGATCCACATCACGATCATCGAAG is a genomic window containing:
- a CDS encoding sodium ion-translocating decarboxylase subunit beta — protein: MSSLLNSVVEFAGDTGFAYVTPSMIVMWIVSFVLMYLAIVKKYEPLLLLPISLGALAVNIPSAGFYDGGWSIEGMFTPTAGLYYYISQGIHLELFPPIIFLGVGAMTDFGPLIANPRTLLLGGGAQFGVFATMFCAVAFGGFTLGEAASIGIIGGADGPTSIFTANKLAKHLIGPIAVAAYTYMALVPLIQPPIMRLMTNDKERKIRMKALRKVSKAERIVFAVMVMIVCILVVPDASALIIMLMLGNIFKESGVVERLVKTSSNELMNIVTIFLGSSVGLTMSADIFLRPQTLMIIAMGVVAFGFSTAAGLFLAKIMNKCTPKNPVNPLIGSAGVSAVPMAARVSQVEGAKYDPQNFLLMHAMGPNVAGVIGTAVCAGYMISRLS